CGGCTCGTGACGTCTCCCTCGCCAAGTCGAGCATGGTGGACGATTACACCTTGCCGGTTGCCCCTGAACCGCCGGTCGACGGTGATATGGATGACGGCCGGCATCGCGTCGGCGAGGTCATAGATGGCCAGAGCCGTGGCGTGCGAAGCAACCGACCCCTCCCCAACCCACAGGGTCGCGACCATGACATCTTCGAAGGGGTGGCTGGGATAGTTACGTATCCGGTAGATCCCGCGGTCTACCCGCTCGAGGTTCCCGGACCGAAGGTGATGGGTCAGGTAACGGCGGTCGACGCCGACTCCCTCGGCCTGGGCAGCCGTGAAGTGGCCGACCTGGGTGTCGGCGAGGGTGTACAGGCGATCGATGACCCACTGTTGTGGCATGAATGTCATAGTAACCATGACATTGGTGCCAGACCAGCACCACCTGGTTTCAGCCGTACTGTAGGTGGTCCAGTCTGTCTCGTCGATCGGCGCCGGTATGCACCACGACAAATCCATACGTCATGATCTTGTGACGGTATCCGGAATTCGTGAGGTATGTGATGGCAAGAAGAACTGACCTGGAAAGGCGTAATGTTGGGCCAGGTGAGGAGGTTCGCAAATGGTTCCGCAAACTGATCTTGTCCGGGTGCAGCGCTGGGTGGATGCTCGCAACGAGCGTATTCCCGACAGCGCCAGGGATCTTATCCGCAACGACATCGATGTGACCGACCGGTCGATCACCATCGTCGAGTGCCGGCCTCCTTGGAACCCCGATCTGGGACCGGAGTGGACCCGGTCGCCGGTTGCCCGACTGCGCTATACGAGGATGAGTAACGAGTGGTCCCTGTATTGGATTGATCGTAAC
The sequence above is drawn from the Acidimicrobiia bacterium genome and encodes:
- a CDS encoding type IV toxin-antitoxin system AbiEi family antitoxin domain-containing protein, giving the protein MPQQWVIDRLYTLADTQVGHFTAAQAEGVGVDRRYLTHHLRSGNLERVDRGIYRIRNYPSHPFEDVMVATLWVGEGSVASHATALAIYDLADAMPAVIHITVDRRFRGNRQGVIVHHARLGEGDVTSR